A region of the Sphingomonas sp. S2-65 genome:
GACCGCTTTCCGCCCATGCCCCGGCATTCGCGAACGGGTCCAATAAGCGGGGCTCAGCCGCGCGCAGTAGGCCGCTACCCCAAGTCGATTGTTCAGCAGATCATCAGGACGGCCCAAACCGGCCACACCTGTGCCAATCCCCGCTCACGAGAGGGTGGCGGGCGTAGTCGATCACGCCCGCTGCTATTATCAGCCGGGCGAAGCAGCGGAGCCTGCAAGCAGCCCGCCGTCGATGTTCACTTCCGTCCCCGTCACATAAGTCGCCTCGTCCGAGGCGAGCGTCACGGCAATGGCTGCGACTTCATCCGGCATGCCGAACCGCTTCAGCGGCGTGTCGGCTACCAGCGCCTGCGTCCGGGCCTCGCGATCCACACCATCTCCCAGCATCGGCTCCCAGATGGGCGTAAGGATCGCGGCCGGGTGGATCGAGTTGCAGCGTATCTTCCAGCCCTGCTGCGCGCAGTAAAGCGCGACCGTCTTGCTGTGGTTGCGGATCGCCGCCTTGGACGAGGCGTACGCCGCAGCGCCGGGAATGCCGACCAGTCCGGAGCGAGACGATATGTTGATGATCGAGCCGACCCCCGCCGCCTTCATCGCGCCGATCGCATAGCGACAACCGAGGAACGTTCCGTCCAGGTTGACCCGATGAACCTCCCGCCAGTCCGCCAGGCTGGCGTGTTCCGGGTCGTGCGCCACCATGCACGCTTCGAAGCCCGTCACCCCGGCATTGTTCACGACCACGTCCGCCACCGGAACGATGCCCGCCAATCGCGACCAGTCGGTCTCCTCGCGCACGTCGAGCCGTTCGAACCGGCACCCGATCTCGGCTGCCGCCGCGGCGCCGCCCGCTTCGTCGATGTCGGTCACGACAACGACGCCGCCTTCGGCATGGAAGCGCGCGGCGATGGCGCGGCCAATGCCCCGCGCCGCGCCGGTGACGACGCACGTCTTGTTGTTCAGTCTTTGCATGATGTTCTCGAAAACAGAGTCCAGGTGGCGGATCGCTCCGCTGGCATATGCCTTGCCGCTTTAGCGGTGACGCTGGATCATTTTCGAAACTCCCGAAGGCGGTAGTGGCTTACTTCATCCAGCGGGTGGCTGCAAATCCGGGCTATCCTCGCCTGCAGCCTGAAAGCCGCCGGTCGCCTGGATACCCATTTGCGGTTGTTCGCCGTCTCTGAAAACGCTGGTGGGCCCGGCAGGACTCGAACCCGCAACCTAGCCGTTATGAGCGGCCAGCTCTAACCGTTGAGCTACAGGCCCCCAGCAGAACCCGCACTAGCGGAGGTCGCGGTCGGACCGCAAGCCGCGTCGAGCGCGTCGATGATCTGGTCGAGCGATGCCGGCGCGATCTTCAGCCGGTCGAGCTCCGCCAGAACGCCCTCCCACCACCGGTAGAAGGCGGCGAGATCGGCCTCGGTGCGGACATAGGGCGTGTGACCCGGCTCCAGCGACGGCGAGTGGAAGCTGAAATTGAGCAGGCGCACGCCCTCCCCCGCCGCCACGCGTACCGCTTCGAGCACGTCGTCGAGCGGCATGTCCTCGGGCGTGAGCGCCACCCTGGAAAACAGCCCGAGGCGCGAGGCGATGCCGCGTCCGCGCGGAAGCGTGCCGAGCCAGCGGTGAAGCCCGGCACCGCCGCGGCGGGCATGGCCGGTATAGACGGTGGTGAGCGGCAACTCGCTCAACCCCGGCATCAGGCCGAACGGCTGGTTGCCGATCCGCGTGAAGTCGGGTCCGCCCGCCCGCGAATAGTCGTAGCCGGCGCGCATCGAGCTATCGAGGCGGTAGCCCAGCCTCGATAGCATCGCGGGAGTATCCGGGCCGATACCGTAACGGCCCGCCCGATAGATACGCGGCTGCACCCCGATCGCGTCGGTGATCAGGGTGGTGAGCAGAGTCAGCTTGGCTTCTTCAAGCCCGTGCGGAAGATTGGCCGCGAAGCTGTTGAGGATGCTGACATCTTCGTCGAAAGGCGGGCTCACCCAGGGGTGAAGCTGGGTGCCGACTGCCGACCGGCCGTCCTCCAGCATCGTCCGCAGGATCTCCACCGAACGCGCGCAGGTCGCGATCGGATGGTCGATCAGGCAAGTGAGCGGCACGCCGCGGGCGGTGAACCAGGCATGCGCGGCCGGCAAGGCGCGCATATGATTGGTGCCGCGCGCGTCGCGGCTGAACGGTTTGGTCCAGTCGAACTCTTCCTCGGTATCGATGAAGACAGTGAACCGCGTCCCGAACGCGTCGGGCCAGTGCAGCAGCGCATGCGGCTCCGGCGCCGGCACCCGGTAGGGAAGCTGCCGCTCCGCCACGATCAGTTCAGATGCGCCTGGCCCACTTGGCTGATTACGGAGGCGGCGAGCCGCAAAGTCAACCGGTCGCTGCCGATCGCCAGCGATCCGCCCAGCTCGCGGGCAAGGTTGCGCGCGAGCCGCAGCGCGAAGCCGGTGCCGAGCAGCGTGGTGTCGTCACGCTCGTCATCGATGCCCAGCACCGAGTCACCCGGATAATCCGCCAGCGCGCGCGGCCGGTCGATCGCGATCGCGACGCGGTCCACGGCCTCGTGCGTGACATAGACGCCGATGCGCTCGCCTGGCGCGCTGGCCGAGACGAGTGTCGCCAGCAACCGCGACAGCAGGCGTTCGACGGCGCGGCGATCGCCCACCACCGAGGCGTCGTCGATCGGCAGCGCGATCATCGCGCCGCGAAGCTCGGCGAGTGGACCAAGGTCTTCCGCGATCGATTCGAGCAGCGGGCGCAGCGCGACGCGGCCGGGGATCAGCGCCAGCGCCGCGCTGTCGATCCGCGCGGCCAAATCGAGATCGTCGATCGCGCCGAGCAGCTCGCGCGCCTGCGCCCGGATGATGTGCGCACGCTCGCGATAGACCGCCGAGACCGGTCCCAGCATCTGCGATTCGATCATCTCGGCAAAGCCGGCGATCGCATTAGTGGGGGTGCGCAGTTCGTGGACGAGCTGCCGCAGCGAATCGGCGGCGGCGTGCGAGGCACCCTCGGCCGGGGGTTCGGCACGCTCGTCGGGGCGCGGACGGCGCGCGGTGCCGCGATAGCCGGTGAAGCGGCCGCTTGCCGGATCGAATGCCGGAATGCCGGAGATGAGCCAGTCGCCGGCCGCGTCGGACTCGCCCTCGATCCGCAGCCGCGCGTGCGAGAACGCCGCGCGGTGCCGCAGCGCGCCGCTGGCGGTGCCGTCGACCCGCGCATCGCCGGCATCCAGGCTGATCCCGATCACCGGACCGCGGCTGACGCCGTCGACCCAGCGGATGATGCCCTTGCCATCGGTCTCGAAGCGGAACGCCTCAACGACGCGCATCGCCGCCATCGGTGCGGGATCGGTTTCCCGCTTGCGCCAGAACGCGTCGATCCGGGCGACCACTTCGGCGATCTCGAAGGTGCCTGCGTCGGCCTCGGCGAGGCTCGGCTCGGCAGCGGCAGGCGCGGTCTCGGCTTCCTGCTCGACCGGAACCGGGCTGTTGTCGGGCAGCACGAAGTCGACCGGGCCGAAGCTTTCGAGCGCGCGCTGGACGGCGGGGCTCAAGTCGCGGCGGTTGCGCAGGATCGCGCGTCCGGCCGGAGTCAAGTCTGGGAGCAGCTGGATCCACTCGGCCGCGGCGAGCCGTGCCGAACGCAGCGCAGGCGCGGCGACCGCGGCGTCGTCCAGCGCGAACAGGCGGACCAGCGGCGCGGGCGGGTTGGCATATTCGAGCGAGCGGGCGCTGGCGGCGCGGACGGTGGCGGGCACCTTGCCGCGCAGGTCGCGAAGCGCGGCGAGCACGCGGGTATCGGGGACCACGCGCCGGCGGCCCACCAGATCGGTCAGCTGGCGCCAGGCCGACTGCACGCCGAAGGGTGTCCGCAGATCGGAGGCGAGCACCGTTTCCAGAGTATCGTCGAACCGCACGCGCTGCCTACCTTCGATAGCGTCGGAAACAACGCACCAACGATCCCTTAACGCCGCCGGCTCCCATCACAAACCGACCAAATCGGGACGTCGCATTGTGGGACAATTGCGTTGATTTGTAATATTCTTATAGTTAGAGGGTCGCGCAAGCAAATAATTGATCCGGAGTTGCGTTACAATGCGGTTTGACGACATCGATGTGCGAATCCTCGCCCTCCTGCAGGAGAATGGCCGGATGACGAACGTCGAACTGGCCGAACGTGTAGGCCTCACTGCGCCCCCCTGCCTCCGCCGCGTCCGTGCGCTCGAGCAGCAAGGCGCGATCAGTGGATATCACGCAGCCTTAGACCCTGCGGCGCTGGGATACAACCTGACCGTGTTCGCGATGGTCAGCCTCAAGAGCCAGGCCGACGCCGATCTGCGCGCGTTCGAGCAGCGGGTCGCCGAAATCCCCGAAGTGCGCGAATGCCACATGCTGAACGGCGAGATCGATTTCATCCTCAAGATCGTCGCCGCCGACCTGCAAAGCTTCCAGCAGATCCTCACCACCCAGCTCACCACCGCCCCCAATGTCGAGCATGTGAAGACATCGCTGACGATCCGCACCGCAAAGTCGCTGCCCGGCGTGCCGGTCCCCGAGATGTAACGAAAAAGGGGCGGCGTCCTGCGACGCCGCCCCCTTCTTTCAAGCCGTCGTGGCGCTCAGGCGCCGAGCGGCGGGAAGTCGACCGAGGTCGCCCACAGCAGCGCGAGATTGCCATAGGACCCGGTCGCCGGCACCGCCTGGAACGCAGTCCGCGCCTCGTCCTTGCGGCCCAGCCGCTGCAGCGCGATGCCGCGATGCAAATTCACTTCGTCGGCCTTGGCCCCGCCACGCTGCAGCGCCTGGTCGTAGAGCTCCAGCGCCTTGGCGTTGTTGCCCGAAGCGAGGAACGCGTCGGCCAGGTTGGCGGTCTGCGTGCCGGTCTTGGCCGTCGCCACCTGGCGGTCGAGCGAACCCTCCGCCTTCGCGGCCGCCTGCGACGCGGTATAGATCCGCCCGGTATCCGAATCCCCCGACGGGATCTTGCCGTTCTTGCGGCCCTCTTCGATCACCGTCACCGCTTCCCAGGGAAGGCCGCTGGTCTGCGCCTGATAGGCATAGTCGGCATAATCGCCGCGGTCCGCCAGCGCATTGGTCGAGCGCATCAGCCGGTACAGGTCGAGCTTCTCGACCTTCTCATTGGCCGCCGGCGTGCCCTGGCGAGTCACCTGGACCACCCAGCGCCAGTTCTGCACGGTGGGATATTCCTGGATGTAGCGCGTCATCCACTGCGCGGTCGCGGCGCGGTCGCCGAGCGCGCTGACCTTGGGGATCGCGAAACGGTACCATTCGACCGGCGGCTTGCGCCCGGCGGCCTTGCTCGCGGCCATCGCCTTGTCCACTTCGGCCACGGCTTCGGCGTTCTTGCCGGTCGCGCCATAGGCGTTGGCGAGCAGGATCGAGATGTCCTCGGCGTTCGATCCCGCCTCGCGCGCCTTGGTCAGATACTGGATCGCCTCGGCGTTCTTCTTGGCGTTGGCGGCGGCGGCGCCCTGGAGGTAATAAAAGCGCTGCTGATACGGCTTCACGTTCTGCGGCGGCGTGGTGGGATTGCTCGCCAGAACGCCCAGTGCGGCGATCTGCCCGTTCACGTTGTTGCGCGACGTTTCGAGCTGAAGCCGCAGCACGGCGGCGAAATACTTTTCGGTATCGCTCTTGGCGACCGCTTCGGCGGCGACGATGCTCGGCTCGGCGGCGGTCCAGTTCTTGGCGTCCACTGCGGCCTGCGCGGCGGCGGCGGGCGTGCGGAACTCGTCGCTCACCTTGATCGCCTGTTCCTTGTCGTTCTTCTTCTGCGCAAGCGCGGGCGAGACGCCCAGTGCGGAAGTGCCCAGCGTCAGCGCGGCGGCCATCGCGAGCTTCGAAACGAACGTCATGTAATACTCTCCTCGTGGGGAACGCGGACGGGTTCGACTGGTCCTCTAGTTAACCGTTCGGGCCCGTTCAAGCGACGCGGTTGCATCGCGGGATGACAATCGCACCATGAACCGCCTTTGAACGCGTTGGTTCAATCCGTCGGCTCGCCCTCATGCCGCGCTGCCCGTACTGCACTCTCTCGCGCACACGCGCGCGCGGGCATGCGCAGGCGCGCAGGGTTGGCAGGAGGTACTACGCCCGCTAGAGCAACCTGAACGTAACAAACCCGAAAGCACCATCCTTTGACCGACGCGACGCTGCTCGCCGACTCTTCCGACATCACGCCCATTTCGATCGTCGACGAGATGAAGACCTCGTACCTCGATTACGCGATGAGCGTCATCGTGGCACGCGCCCTTCCCGACGTGCGCGACGGCCTGAAGCCGGTCCACCGGCGCATCCTCTACGCCGCGCAGGAAGGCGGCTATGTCGCCGGCCGCGCCTATCGCAAGTCGGCGCGCCTCGTCGGCGACGTGATGGGTAAATACCACCCGCACGGCGACAGCTCGATCTACGACGCGATGGCGCGCATGGCCCAGGATTGGGCGATGCGGGTGCCGCTGATCGACGGCCAGGGCAATTTCGGATCGATGGATCCCGATCCGCCCGCGGCGATGCGCTACACCGAGGCACGGCTCGCCCGCGTCGCCTCCGCGCTGCTCGACGATATCGACAAGGATACGGTCGACTTCCAGGACAATTATGACGGCTCCGAAAGCGAACCGACCGTCCTGCCCGCGCGCTATCCCAATCTGCTGGTCAACGGTGCCGGCGGCATCGCCGTCGGCATGGCGACCAACATCCCGCCGCACAATCTGGGCGAAGTCATCGACGCCTGCCTGGCGTACATCGCCAATGGCGCGATCACGATCGAGGAACTGATCGAGATCGTCCCGGGCCCCGATTTCCCGACCGGCGCGATCATCCTCGGCCGCGCGGGCTGCCGCTCGGCCTATCAGACCGGCCGCGGCTCGATCATCGTGCGAAGCCGCCACACCACCGAACAGCGCGGCGAGCGCCGCTCGATCGTGCTGACTGAGATCCCGTACCAGCAGGGCAAGAACGCCTTGGTCGAAAAGATCGCCGAAGCCGCCAAGGAAAAGCGGATCGAAGGCGTCAGCGACATTCGCGACGAATCGAGCCGCGAAGGCGTGCGCATCGTCATCGACCTGAAGCGCGACGCGACCCCGGAAGTCGTGCTCAACCAGCTGTGGCGCAACACGCCCGCGCAATCGAGCTTCCCGGCCAACATGCTCGCGATCCGCGGCGGCCGCCCCGAACTGCTCAACCTGCGCGACATCATCGAGGCCTTCGTCAAGTTCCGCGAGGAGGTCATCACCCGCCGCTCGAAGTTCGAGCTGGCCAAGGCCCGCGACCGCGCGCACATCTTGCTCGGCCTGGTGATCGCCGTCACCAATCTCGACGAAGTGGTGAAGATCATCCGCTCGTCGCCGAGCCCCGCCGTCGCCCGCGACCGGCTGCTTACCCGCGACTGGCCGATCGCCGAGATCGCGCCGTACATCCGCCTGGTCGAGGCGATCGACACCGAGGTTACCGGCGACAGCTATCGCCTGTCCGACGTGCAGGTCCGCGCGATCCTCGACCTCCGCCTCCACCGCCTCACCGCGCTCGGCCGCGACGAGATCGGCGAAGAGCTCGCCAAGCTGGCCGAGACGATCGCCGAACTGCTCGAGATCCTCGGCAACCGCGCCAAGCTCTACGAAGTCATCGTCGAGGAACTGACCGCGGTGCGCGACGCCTATGCGACGCCGCGCCGCACCGAGATCGCCGGGGCCGCCGACGGGATCGAGGACGAGGACCTGATCGAGCGCGAGGACATGGTCGTTACCGTGACCATGGAGGGGTATATCAAGCGTACCCCGCTCGACACCTTCCGTGCCCAGGCCAAGGGCGGCAAGGGCCGCGCCGGCATGGCCACCAAGGATGCCGACGCGATCACCAACCTGTTCGTCACCTCGACGCACACGCCGGTGCTGTTCTTCTCGAACCACGGCAAGGTATACCGCATGAAGGTCTGGCGCCTTCCCGAGGGTGGCCCCGCCACCCGCGGCCGGCCGATGATCAACCTGCTGCCGCTCG
Encoded here:
- a CDS encoding Lrp/AsnC family transcriptional regulator, with protein sequence MRFDDIDVRILALLQENGRMTNVELAERVGLTAPPCLRRVRALEQQGAISGYHAALDPAALGYNLTVFAMVSLKSQADADLRAFEQRVAEIPEVRECHMLNGEIDFILKIVAADLQSFQQILTTQLTTAPNVEHVKTSLTIRTAKSLPGVPVPEM
- a CDS encoding WalW protein, with the protein product MAERQLPYRVPAPEPHALLHWPDAFGTRFTVFIDTEEEFDWTKPFSRDARGTNHMRALPAAHAWFTARGVPLTCLIDHPIATCARSVEILRTMLEDGRSAVGTQLHPWVSPPFDEDVSILNSFAANLPHGLEEAKLTLLTTLITDAIGVQPRIYRAGRYGIGPDTPAMLSRLGYRLDSSMRAGYDYSRAGGPDFTRIGNQPFGLMPGLSELPLTTVYTGHARRGGAGLHRWLGTLPRGRGIASRLGLFSRVALTPEDMPLDDVLEAVRVAAGEGVRLLNFSFHSPSLEPGHTPYVRTEADLAAFYRWWEGVLAELDRLKIAPASLDQIIDALDAACGPTATSASAGSAGGL
- the gyrA gene encoding DNA gyrase subunit A, with the protein product MTDATLLADSSDITPISIVDEMKTSYLDYAMSVIVARALPDVRDGLKPVHRRILYAAQEGGYVAGRAYRKSARLVGDVMGKYHPHGDSSIYDAMARMAQDWAMRVPLIDGQGNFGSMDPDPPAAMRYTEARLARVASALLDDIDKDTVDFQDNYDGSESEPTVLPARYPNLLVNGAGGIAVGMATNIPPHNLGEVIDACLAYIANGAITIEELIEIVPGPDFPTGAIILGRAGCRSAYQTGRGSIIVRSRHTTEQRGERRSIVLTEIPYQQGKNALVEKIAEAAKEKRIEGVSDIRDESSREGVRIVIDLKRDATPEVVLNQLWRNTPAQSSFPANMLAIRGGRPELLNLRDIIEAFVKFREEVITRRSKFELAKARDRAHILLGLVIAVTNLDEVVKIIRSSPSPAVARDRLLTRDWPIAEIAPYIRLVEAIDTEVTGDSYRLSDVQVRAILDLRLHRLTALGRDEIGEELAKLAETIAELLEILGNRAKLYEVIVEELTAVRDAYATPRRTEIAGAADGIEDEDLIEREDMVVTVTMEGYIKRTPLDTFRAQAKGGKGRAGMATKDADAITNLFVTSTHTPVLFFSNHGKVYRMKVWRLPEGGPATRGRPMINLLPLATGEVISTVLPLPEDEATWGDLHVMFATAKGSVRRNSMDAFANIRSSGKIAMKFEEGSDDRLIGVSLLTEDNDVLLATKQGRAIRFAATDVREFQSRDSTGVRGARLAEGDEVISMSVLRGFAATPQEREDYLKAAPWKEGEREITLSPERMAEFEAAEEFVLTVTANGYGKRTSAFEYRRTNRGGQGITNIVSSDRNGPVVASFPAHNGEQLMLVTDQAKLIRTTVGSVRVTGRNTQGVILFRVAKDEHVVSAARIEESEEEAEVNLADGPVASEPTPDADTAEDIAEGPEDGR
- a CDS encoding tetratricopeptide repeat protein, encoding MTFVSKLAMAAALTLGTSALGVSPALAQKKNDKEQAIKVSDEFRTPAAAAQAAVDAKNWTAAEPSIVAAEAVAKSDTEKYFAAVLRLQLETSRNNVNGQIAALGVLASNPTTPPQNVKPYQQRFYYLQGAAAANAKKNAEAIQYLTKAREAGSNAEDISILLANAYGATGKNAEAVAEVDKAMAASKAAGRKPPVEWYRFAIPKVSALGDRAATAQWMTRYIQEYPTVQNWRWVVQVTRQGTPAANEKVEKLDLYRLMRSTNALADRGDYADYAYQAQTSGLPWEAVTVIEEGRKNGKIPSGDSDTGRIYTASQAAAKAEGSLDRQVATAKTGTQTANLADAFLASGNNAKALELYDQALQRGGAKADEVNLHRGIALQRLGRKDEARTAFQAVPATGSYGNLALLWATSVDFPPLGA
- a CDS encoding sensor histidine kinase encodes the protein MRFDDTLETVLASDLRTPFGVQSAWRQLTDLVGRRRVVPDTRVLAALRDLRGKVPATVRAASARSLEYANPPAPLVRLFALDDAAVAAPALRSARLAAAEWIQLLPDLTPAGRAILRNRRDLSPAVQRALESFGPVDFVLPDNSPVPVEQEAETAPAAAEPSLAEADAGTFEIAEVVARIDAFWRKRETDPAPMAAMRVVEAFRFETDGKGIIRWVDGVSRGPVIGISLDAGDARVDGTASGALRHRAAFSHARLRIEGESDAAGDWLISGIPAFDPASGRFTGYRGTARRPRPDERAEPPAEGASHAAADSLRQLVHELRTPTNAIAGFAEMIESQMLGPVSAVYRERAHIIRAQARELLGAIDDLDLAARIDSAALALIPGRVALRPLLESIAEDLGPLAELRGAMIALPIDDASVVGDRRAVERLLSRLLATLVSASAPGERIGVYVTHEAVDRVAIAIDRPRALADYPGDSVLGIDDERDDTTLLGTGFALRLARNLARELGGSLAIGSDRLTLRLAASVISQVGQAHLN
- a CDS encoding SDR family oxidoreductase → MQRLNNKTCVVTGAARGIGRAIAARFHAEGGVVVVTDIDEAGGAAAAAEIGCRFERLDVREETDWSRLAGIVPVADVVVNNAGVTGFEACMVAHDPEHASLADWREVHRVNLDGTFLGCRYAIGAMKAAGVGSIINISSRSGLVGIPGAAAYASSKAAIRNHSKTVALYCAQQGWKIRCNSIHPAAILTPIWEPMLGDGVDREARTQALVADTPLKRFGMPDEVAAIAVTLASDEATYVTGTEVNIDGGLLAGSAASPG